From a region of the Alnus glutinosa chromosome 1, dhAlnGlut1.1, whole genome shotgun sequence genome:
- the LOC133879393 gene encoding GTPase-activating protein gyp1-like: MEEQGLEFLQFAFRWFNCLLIREMPFHLVTRLWDTYLAEGDALPDFLVYIFASFLLTWSDKLQKLDFQELVMFLQHLPTQNWTHQELEMVLSRAFMWHSMFNNSPSHLAS; the protein is encoded by the exons ATGGAGGAGCAAGGGCTAGAATTTCTGCAGTTTGCTTTCCGCTGGTTCAACTGTCTTCTAATACGCGAG ATGCCTTTCCATCTTGTTACTCGCCTGTGGGACACATATCTTGCGGAAGGAGATGCATTGCCAGATTTCCTTGTATACATATTTGCCAGTTTTCTTTTAACG TGGTCAGATAAGCTTCAGAAGCTTGATTTTCAAGAATTGGTGATGTTCCTTCAACACCTTCCAACACAGAACTGGACTCACCAagagttggagatggtgcttTCTAGAGCATTTATGTGGCACAGTATGTTCAACAACTCTCCCAGCCACTTAGCTAGCTAA